In a genomic window of Deinococcus roseus:
- a CDS encoding DUF2252 domain-containing protein → MDTTLQFQAPRQERFDQGKQLRDQFDVRPLGRFAPAEKKRDVLHLHQLSDQTRLKRFVPIRYGRMLESPFATFRGGANVMAFDLAVLPTSGVRVQLCGDAHLGNFGLYASPERQMMFDLNDFDETLAGPFEWDLYRLLASCAVAALHLGFAESTAQTMVQSSLRTYRERMQEFAGQGHLEVWYHHISTTKVLEVLDHARDHLRKSVRKAEEKTSQSAVEKMAELKAGKWTFISDPPKLEPVDDRELKGSIERFFREYLDSLPSDRQFLLGKYTFEDAALRLTGVGSAGRQVYVALMQGQDSQDTLLLQLKQAFPSALEMALGGSPYDHHGQRVVTGQKLMQATTDIFLGWSTFKNRHFYVRQLRDRKGSINIEDLSAEDLREYCELCAYVLARAHARSGDAALLAGFLADQQAFDAFEDALARFALHYAELNQQDFEALLKAEKAGEIEVVRGI, encoded by the coding sequence ATGGACACAACACTGCAATTTCAGGCTCCCCGCCAGGAGCGTTTTGATCAGGGCAAACAACTGAGGGATCAATTCGATGTGCGCCCGCTGGGCAGGTTTGCACCTGCAGAGAAAAAAAGAGATGTGCTGCATTTGCACCAGCTTTCCGACCAGACCCGCCTGAAACGTTTTGTGCCCATCCGCTATGGACGCATGCTGGAAAGCCCATTTGCCACCTTCCGGGGAGGGGCCAATGTGATGGCCTTTGATCTGGCAGTCCTCCCGACTTCTGGGGTCAGGGTGCAGTTGTGTGGAGATGCCCACCTGGGGAATTTTGGACTGTATGCCTCTCCAGAGCGGCAAATGATGTTTGATTTGAATGATTTTGATGAAACGCTTGCTGGACCCTTCGAGTGGGACCTGTACCGTTTGCTGGCCAGTTGTGCAGTGGCAGCACTGCATCTGGGGTTTGCAGAAAGCACCGCCCAGACCATGGTGCAATCCAGCCTGAGGACTTACCGGGAGCGCATGCAGGAATTTGCCGGGCAGGGTCATCTGGAGGTGTGGTACCACCACATCAGTACCACAAAAGTGCTGGAGGTGCTGGACCATGCCAGAGACCACCTGCGCAAAAGCGTCAGGAAGGCAGAGGAGAAAACCTCCCAGAGCGCTGTGGAAAAAATGGCAGAATTGAAGGCTGGAAAATGGACCTTCATTTCCGATCCGCCCAAACTGGAACCCGTGGACGACCGGGAATTGAAAGGCAGCATCGAGCGGTTTTTCAGGGAATACCTGGACAGTTTGCCTTCAGATCGACAGTTTCTGCTGGGGAAATACACTTTTGAAGATGCAGCTTTGCGACTGACCGGAGTGGGCAGTGCTGGAAGACAGGTTTATGTGGCCCTGATGCAGGGCCAGGACAGCCAGGACACCCTGTTGCTGCAACTCAAGCAGGCCTTTCCCAGTGCACTGGAAATGGCACTGGGAGGCAGCCCTTACGACCATCACGGTCAGCGGGTGGTGACAGGGCAGAAACTGATGCAGGCCACCACGGACATCTTTCTGGGCTGGAGCACCTTCAAGAACCGTCATTTTTATGTGCGGCAGCTCAGGGACCGCAAGGGCAGCATCAACATTGAAGACCTCAGTGCCGAAGACCTGAGGGAGTACTGCGAACTGTGCGCTTACGTGCTGGCCCGTGCCCATGCCCGCAGCGGAGACGCGGCACTCCTGGCGGGTTTTCTGGCAGACCAGCAGGCCTTTGATGCCTTTGAAGATGCCCTGGCCCGCTTTGCCTTGCATTACGCCGAATTGAACCAGCAGGATTTTGAAGCTTTGCTGAAAGCCGAAAAAGCTGGAGAAATCGAGGTGGTTCGGGGGATTTGA
- a CDS encoding sucrase ferredoxin — MSHYQLCAITARELGEDPLGSAPAPAAVVMLAVPYARWKHHREVSHMSPAVQDVVRSLASVPTLLTLMPDPDYAPAGYVFAARLNRTYRGFHQQSFLIAEANLEEAFIALLQEDWDALSPWEIESPERMLLVCTHGRHDSACGKLGYPIYRHLREQASAGTQIWRSSHIGGHRFAPTLLDFPEGRSYGFLDQQTAEQILWQTGGTEQLRGHLRGYMGMPAFAQFLEGELFFQQGWSWTRTTRTLEVQALEGEITGKPFQQKNPVQKAHIEICAAGRLYQGTVVYQKTGQTVMNSGIVPLVEAHHYALQDWGEVPV, encoded by the coding sequence GTGAGCCATTACCAGCTTTGTGCCATCACTGCCCGTGAACTGGGCGAAGATCCCCTGGGAAGTGCGCCTGCACCCGCTGCTGTGGTGATGCTGGCGGTGCCTTATGCCCGGTGGAAACACCACCGGGAAGTTTCCCACATGAGCCCGGCAGTGCAAGATGTGGTGCGTTCCCTTGCCTCCGTGCCCACTTTGTTGACCCTGATGCCTGATCCAGATTACGCTCCAGCAGGTTATGTTTTTGCTGCCCGCCTGAACCGCACCTACAGAGGCTTTCACCAGCAGTCGTTTCTGATTGCAGAGGCCAACCTGGAAGAGGCTTTCATTGCTTTGTTGCAGGAAGACTGGGATGCCCTTTCTCCCTGGGAAATCGAGTCTCCAGAGCGGATGCTGCTGGTGTGCACCCATGGTCGCCACGATTCTGCCTGCGGAAAGCTGGGATACCCCATTTACCGTCACCTCAGAGAACAGGCTTCAGCAGGCACCCAGATCTGGCGTTCCAGCCACATTGGAGGTCACCGGTTTGCTCCGACCCTGCTGGATTTCCCTGAAGGCCGGTCTTATGGGTTTCTGGACCAGCAAACGGCTGAACAGATCCTCTGGCAGACCGGAGGCACCGAGCAGCTCAGAGGCCACCTGAGGGGTTACATGGGCATGCCCGCTTTTGCGCAGTTTCTGGAAGGAGAATTGTTCTTCCAGCAGGGATGGTCCTGGACCCGCACCACCCGCACCCTGGAAGTGCAGGCGTTGGAAGGGGAGATCACCGGAAAGCCTTTCCAGCAGAAGAATCCTGTGCAAAAAGCCCACATCGAGATCTGTGCAGCAGGTCGGCTTTACCAGGGCACTGTGGTGTACCAGAAAACCGGCCAGACCGTCATGAATTCCGGGATTGTCCCCCTGGTGGAGGCCCACCATTACGCCTTGCAGGACTGGGGTGAAGTCCCTGTATGA